From one Salmo salar chromosome ssa09, Ssal_v3.1, whole genome shotgun sequence genomic stretch:
- the LOC106613144 gene encoding CLOCK-interacting pacemaker isoform X2 translates to MPLEQACLSGREPRASSKNAEDRSNAATLLASRSTADTESNRRGSRCGSEKDSGYSDNNSCTDWLHADREDQGSSVLEPRGREGLQSQVKPEQAPLQGNHILVPSFGSPDLTPIFIIKNVVLKQNDSDHHLQNQLNWENREGSPNDSGPCHVILVQQPSEASASPASPKPNRTQSWRSDSTAMKTKSRTYLPILKSYPRIAPHPSKKPSDKTPVDPHGKGTGREDQSQDKRMCTEDKRDEVSTTTHLLTPSRKHIRKQPDPNRSLSHWRSPASSHSPSPRSPSTLSSFVSCSMSSSDTTTASSYSSSGGSSPPSASRWPRRHGPGLSLLSAARDRRFLNTVGILSQSGLLDITLRTQDLLRQSNATDRDIAQLRQHTQLLYQAANHHNNPYNNDPDNNDPNANTANAGWERIHQAMAQSGCYPSLKNLGSEEDHNSYSPEPGVGGNASFKRDSVGCNIATHAHNGVEALVPASPLLAPMSDLLPQYCAVSLSQHSPVSITTSCSRSGQASAKPPETVTIMPPDSSTHGVL, encoded by the exons ATGCCTCTGGAACAGGCTTGTCTAAGTGGGCGAGAGCCACGTGCATCCAGTAAGAATGCTGAGGACAGGAGCAACGCTGCCACCCTGCTGGCCTCAAGGAGTACTGCAGACACAGAGTCCAACAGAAGAGGCTCTCGCTGCGGCTCTGAAAAAGATTCTGGATATTCGG acaACAACAGCTGCACAGACTGGCTCCATGCGGATAGAGAGGACCAGGGCAGCAGCGTGTTAGAGCCCAGGGGAAGGGAGGGTCTTCAGAGCCAGGTCAAGCCCGAGCAGGCCCCTCTCCAGGGGAATCACATCCTGGTCCCCAGCTTCGGAAGCCCTGACCTCACCCCCATCTTCATCATCAAGAACGTGGTGCTCAAACAG AATGACTCAGACCATCACCTCCAGAACCAGCTAAACTGGGAGAACAGAGAAGGAAGTCCCAATGACTCTGGCCCCTGTCATGTGATCCTGGTCCAGCAGCCCAGTGAAGCCTCGGCCTCACCCGCATCCCCAAAGCCCAACAGAACACAGTCCTGGAGATCTGACAGCACAGCTATGAAAACAAAAAGCAGAACCTACCTGCCCATTCTTAAGTCCTACCCTCGTATCGCCCCCCATCCCAGTAAGAAGCCATCAGACAAGACCCCAGTGGACCCCCATGGTAAGGGGACTGGCAGGGAGGACCAGAGTCAGGACAAGAGGATGTGTACAGAGGACAAGAGGGATGAGGTGTCCACTACTACTCACTTACTGACACCATCCAGAAAACATATCCGCAAGCAGCCAGACCCCAATAGAAGCCTGTCCCACTGGAGGAGCCCTGCCTCATCCCACTCCCCCAGCCCTCGCTCTCCCTCCACACTTTCCAGCTTTGTCTCCTGCTCTATGTCCAGCTCCGACACCACCACcgcctcctcctactcctcttccGGTGGCTCCTCTCCCCCCTCGGCCAGCAGGTGGCCCCGCAGGCACGGTCCAGGCCTGTCCCTGTTAAGTGCGGCTCGCGACAGGCGCTTCCTGAACACAGTGGGCATCCTAAGCCAGTCAGGCCTGCTTGACATCACGCTGCGGACCCAGGACCTCCTCCGCCAGAGCAACGCCACAGACCGAGACATCGCCCAGCTCCGCCAGCACACACAGCTGCTGTATCAGGCCGCCAACCACCACAACAACCCCTATAACAATGACCCTGATAATAACGACCCCAATGCCAACACAGCCAACGCGGGCTGGGAGAGGATACACCAGGCTATGGCTCAGTCAGGCTGCTACCCCAGCCTCAAGAACCTGGGGAGTGAAGAGGATCACAACAGTTATAGTCCAGAGCCAGGAGTGGGAGGGAACGCCAGTTTCAAGAGGGATTCAGTTGGCTGTAATATTGCCACTCATGCCCACAATGGGGTGGAGGCCCTGGTCCCAGCCTCGCCCCTCCTGGCCCCCATGTCAGATCTGCTCCCACAGTACTGCGCTGTTTCCCTGTCACAGCATTCTCCAGTCAGCATCACCACGTCCTGCTCTCGCTCGGGGCAGGCCAGTGCCAAACCCCCTGAGACAGTCACCATCATGCCCCCTGACAGTTCCACCCATGGTGTTCTCTAG
- the LOC106613144 gene encoding CLOCK-interacting pacemaker isoform X1, whose protein sequence is MPLEQACLSGREPRASSKNAEDRSNAATLLASRSTADTESNRRGSRCGSEKDSGYSDNNSCTDWLHADREDQGSSVLEPRGREGLQSQVKPEQAPLQGNHILVPSFGSPDLTPIFIIKNVVLKQVKEVGGRLENDSDHHLQNQLNWENREGSPNDSGPCHVILVQQPSEASASPASPKPNRTQSWRSDSTAMKTKSRTYLPILKSYPRIAPHPSKKPSDKTPVDPHGKGTGREDQSQDKRMCTEDKRDEVSTTTHLLTPSRKHIRKQPDPNRSLSHWRSPASSHSPSPRSPSTLSSFVSCSMSSSDTTTASSYSSSGGSSPPSASRWPRRHGPGLSLLSAARDRRFLNTVGILSQSGLLDITLRTQDLLRQSNATDRDIAQLRQHTQLLYQAANHHNNPYNNDPDNNDPNANTANAGWERIHQAMAQSGCYPSLKNLGSEEDHNSYSPEPGVGGNASFKRDSVGCNIATHAHNGVEALVPASPLLAPMSDLLPQYCAVSLSQHSPVSITTSCSRSGQASAKPPETVTIMPPDSSTHGVL, encoded by the exons ATGCCTCTGGAACAGGCTTGTCTAAGTGGGCGAGAGCCACGTGCATCCAGTAAGAATGCTGAGGACAGGAGCAACGCTGCCACCCTGCTGGCCTCAAGGAGTACTGCAGACACAGAGTCCAACAGAAGAGGCTCTCGCTGCGGCTCTGAAAAAGATTCTGGATATTCGG acaACAACAGCTGCACAGACTGGCTCCATGCGGATAGAGAGGACCAGGGCAGCAGCGTGTTAGAGCCCAGGGGAAGGGAGGGTCTTCAGAGCCAGGTCAAGCCCGAGCAGGCCCCTCTCCAGGGGAATCACATCCTGGTCCCCAGCTTCGGAAGCCCTGACCTCACCCCCATCTTCATCATCAAGAACGTGGTGCTCAAACAGGTGAAAGAGGTGGgaggcaggcttgag AATGACTCAGACCATCACCTCCAGAACCAGCTAAACTGGGAGAACAGAGAAGGAAGTCCCAATGACTCTGGCCCCTGTCATGTGATCCTGGTCCAGCAGCCCAGTGAAGCCTCGGCCTCACCCGCATCCCCAAAGCCCAACAGAACACAGTCCTGGAGATCTGACAGCACAGCTATGAAAACAAAAAGCAGAACCTACCTGCCCATTCTTAAGTCCTACCCTCGTATCGCCCCCCATCCCAGTAAGAAGCCATCAGACAAGACCCCAGTGGACCCCCATGGTAAGGGGACTGGCAGGGAGGACCAGAGTCAGGACAAGAGGATGTGTACAGAGGACAAGAGGGATGAGGTGTCCACTACTACTCACTTACTGACACCATCCAGAAAACATATCCGCAAGCAGCCAGACCCCAATAGAAGCCTGTCCCACTGGAGGAGCCCTGCCTCATCCCACTCCCCCAGCCCTCGCTCTCCCTCCACACTTTCCAGCTTTGTCTCCTGCTCTATGTCCAGCTCCGACACCACCACcgcctcctcctactcctcttccGGTGGCTCCTCTCCCCCCTCGGCCAGCAGGTGGCCCCGCAGGCACGGTCCAGGCCTGTCCCTGTTAAGTGCGGCTCGCGACAGGCGCTTCCTGAACACAGTGGGCATCCTAAGCCAGTCAGGCCTGCTTGACATCACGCTGCGGACCCAGGACCTCCTCCGCCAGAGCAACGCCACAGACCGAGACATCGCCCAGCTCCGCCAGCACACACAGCTGCTGTATCAGGCCGCCAACCACCACAACAACCCCTATAACAATGACCCTGATAATAACGACCCCAATGCCAACACAGCCAACGCGGGCTGGGAGAGGATACACCAGGCTATGGCTCAGTCAGGCTGCTACCCCAGCCTCAAGAACCTGGGGAGTGAAGAGGATCACAACAGTTATAGTCCAGAGCCAGGAGTGGGAGGGAACGCCAGTTTCAAGAGGGATTCAGTTGGCTGTAATATTGCCACTCATGCCCACAATGGGGTGGAGGCCCTGGTCCCAGCCTCGCCCCTCCTGGCCCCCATGTCAGATCTGCTCCCACAGTACTGCGCTGTTTCCCTGTCACAGCATTCTCCAGTCAGCATCACCACGTCCTGCTCTCGCTCGGGGCAGGCCAGTGCCAAACCCCCTGAGACAGTCACCATCATGCCCCCTGACAGTTCCACCCATGGTGTTCTCTAG
- the LOC106613111 gene encoding RAC-beta serine/threonine-protein kinase yields MNDISVVREGWLHKRGEYIKTWRPRYFILKSDGSFIGYKEKPEMSSDHSLPPLNNFSVAECQLMKTERPRPNTFVIRCLQWTTVIERTFHVESNEEREEWMRAIQAVANGLKTRVEEAPMDITFGSPSDCSGMEEMEVAMSKSRNKVTMSDFDYLKLLGKGTFGKVILVKEKATGMYYAMKILRKEVIIAKDEVAHTVTESRVLQNTRHPFLTTLKYAFQTHDRLCFVMEYANGGELFFHLSRDRVFTEDRARFYGAEIVSALEYLHSRDVVYRDLKLENLMLDKDGHIKITDFGLCKEGITDGATMKTFCGTPEYLAPEVLEDNDYGRAVDWWGLGVVMYEMMCGRLPFYNQDHERLFELILMEEIRFPKNLAPEAKALLAGLLKKDPKQRLGGGQEDAKDVMTQKFFISINWQDVVERKLLPPFKPQVTSETDTRYFDDEFTAQTITVTPPDKYDSLDSEDHNQRTHFPQFSYSASIRE; encoded by the exons ATGAATGACATCAGTGTGGTCAGAGAGGGCTGGCTCCATAAGAGgg gAGAGTACATTAAAACGTGGAGGCCGCGTTACTTCATCCTCAAGAGTGATGGCTCCTTCATCGGCTACAAGGAGAAGCCAGAGATGTCGTCCGACCACAGCCTCCCACCCCTCAACAACTTCTCTGTGGCAG AGTGCCAGCTGATGAAGACAGAACGGCCCAGGCCCAACACGTTTGTCATCCGCTGCCTACAGTGGACCACAGTCATAGAGCGCACCTTCCACGTGGAGAGTAACGAGGAAAG gGAGGAATGGATGCGGGCGATCCAAGCGGTGGCCAACGGCCTAAAGACGCGAGTGGAAGAGGCTCCCATGGACATAACGTTTGGCTCCCCCAGCGACTGCAGCggcatggaggagatggaggtggCCATGTCCAAGTCCCGCAACAAAGTG ACCATGAGTGATTTTGACTACCTGAAGCTGCTGGGGAAGGGAACGTTTGGTAAGGTGATCCTGGTGAAGGAGAAGGCCACAGGGATGTACTACGCCATGAAGATCCTGAGGAAAGAAGTCATCATCGCTAAG GATGAGGTAGCACACACGGTAACAGAAAGCAGAGTCCTTCAGAATACGAGGCATCCCTTCTTAACA acactaaaaTACGCGTTCCAAACACATGACCGGCTATGCTTTGTGATGGAATATGCAAACGGAGGAGAGCTGTTCTTTCACTTGTCGCGGGACCGCGTGTTCACAGAAGACCGGGCACGGTTCTACGGTGCAGAGATTGTGTCTGCGCTGGAGTACCTCCACTCACGGGACGTTGTCTACAGAGACCTTAAG CTGGAGAACTTAATGCTGGATAAAGATGGACACATAAAGATCACAGATTTTGGACTGTGTAAAGAGGGAATCACAGACGGGGCTACCATGAAGACCTTTTGTGGTACTCCAGAATACCTTGCGCCTGAG GTATTAGAGGACAATGACTACGGCCGAGCGGTGGACTGGTGGGGTCTGGGTGTGGTCATGTACGAGATGATGTGCGGTCGACTACCCTTCTACAACCAGGACCACGAGCGGTTGTTTGAGCTCATTCTCATGGAGGAGATCCGCTTCCCCAAGAACCTGGCCCCCGAAGCCAAGGCCCTGCTTGCTGGCCTGCTCAAAAAGGACCCCAAGCAGAG GCTTGGAGGTGGACAAGAAGATGCCAAAGACGTGATGACACAGAAGTTCTTCATCAGCATCAACTGGCAGGATGTGGTAGAGAGGAAGCTCTTGCCTCCCTTCAAGCCCCAGGTGACGTCAGAGACGGACACCCGCTACTTTGACGACGAGTTCACAGCACAAACCATCACCGTAACGCCCCCGGACAAGT ACGATAGCTTAGACTCAGAGGACCACAACCAGCGCACACACTTCCCTCAGTTCTCTTACTCCGCCAGCATACGGGAGTGA